A window of Pseudomonas denitrificans (nom. rej.) genomic DNA:
GCGATGGCAGCGCCCAGGGTGGAGTTTTTCATTGTTGTCTCCGGTTCGTGGATGTCAGGGTGAGCGCCACCCGTCCCAGTGGTGCGGGCAGGCGCGGGATTTCAGGCAAAGGGAGTCCGGCGGCGCCGGGAGGCGCCGTCGATCAGGGGTGGATCAGCCCAGCGGTTGCATCAGGTCACGGGGGCGGGTTGAACAGCACCAGGTCGTTGTGCAGGTGATGCCGCTCGGCCCAGGTGTGGACCTTGCCGCTGGCCACGTCGAGGTAGAGCTGGAAGATTTCCCAGCCCAGCTCGTCCAGGGTCATGCGCCCGGACGTGACGCGGCCGGCGTCGACGTCGATCAGGTCCGGCCAGCGCTCGGCCAGTTCGGTGCGGGTGGCCACCTTGATCACCGGCGCCATGGCCAGCCCGTAGGGCGTGCCGCGGCCGGTGGTGAAGATGTGCAGGTTCATCCCGGCGGCCAGTTGCAGGGTGCCGCAGATGAAGTCGCTGGCCGGGGTGGCGCAGTACTGCAGGCCCCTGCCCTTCACCCGTGCGCCCGGTGGGATCACGCCGGCGATGGCGCTGCTGCCGGACTTGGCGATGGAACCCATGGCCTTCTCGACGATGTTGTTCAGCCCGCCCTTCTTGTTGCCCGGCGTGGTGTTGGCGCTGCGGTCGGCCATGCCGCGGGCGAGGTAGCGGTCGTACCAGTCCATCTCGGCGACCAGTTGCTCGGCCACCTCGCGGTTGACAGCGCGGGCGGTGAGCAGGTGGATGCCATCGCGCACCTCGGTGTTCTCGGAGAACATCACCGTGGCTCCGGCCCGCACCAGCAGGTCGGCAGCGACGCCCAGCGCGGGGTTGGCGGTGACGCCGGAGAAGGCGTCACTGCCCCCGCACTGCATGCCTACCACCAGTTCCGACGCCGGCACCGTCTCGCGGCGGCGTTGGTCGAGGACCACCAGACGCTCCTCGATCAGCTCCAGTATCTGCGTGACCATGCCCTGGAAGCCGTTGCCGGATTCCTGCAGGCGGTACAGCCACTGTGCCTCGTCCTGCCCGGCGGTGAGTGCGTCGCCGTCCATCAGCTGCACCGGCTGCAATTTCTCGCAGCCCAGACCGATGACCAGCGCCTGGCCACCGAGGTTGGGGTTGCGCGCCAGGTTGTACAGCGTACGGATCGGGATGATGGCGTCCGGCGCATTGATCGCCACGCCACAGCCATAACTGTGGGTCAGCGCCACCACGTCATCGACGTGCGGGTACTTGGGCAGCAGTTCGCGACGGGCGCGCTCCACGCAGTGATCCAGCACGCCAGTCACGCACTGCACCGTGGTGCTGACGCCCAGCAGGTTGCGCGTGCCGACGCTGCCGTCGGCATTGCGGTAACCCTCGAAGCTGTAGCCGGTGAGCGGCTCGGCAGTGGGCGGCACCTCGGTGGCCAGCGGCAGCGCATCCAGCTCCGGCGGCTCCGGCAGGCTGAGCAACTGCTCGGTCACCCAGCGGCCCTGGCGATGGGCGCCAGGGCGTAGCCGATCACCGTGCCGTAGCGCAGCACCGGCGCGCCTTCGGCGATGTCCACCAGCGCCACCTTGTGGCTCTGCGGGATCGACTCGGCGGCCACCAGCTCATCCGGGAAGCGACCGCCAGCGGCGACGCCCTGGTCGTTGACGACGATGGCGACGTTATCGTCCGCGTGCAATTTCACGTAGCGCGGCGAGTCCTGGTGCGGGATCAACTGCATGACACTCATCTCCGAAATACCCCCGGAACTGCTCAGGAATTGGCCGGGGCCAGACGTTTTTCAGGCACCTGGCGACCCTTTGGGTCTTCTTCGCGCAGCTCCACACGCTCGATGCGGCCGACGATGAACAGGTAGCTCAGCACGGCCACCAGCGCGTTGGCGCCGACGAACACCAGGGCCCACTTGAACGAGCCGGTGGCGCTGATCAGGTAGCCGATGACGATCGGCGTGGTGATCGAGGCGAGGTTGCCGAAGGTGTTGAACAGGCCACCGGAAAGACCGGCGATCTGCTTGGGCGAGGTGTCCGCCACCACCGCCCAGCCCAGCGCGCCCAGGCCCTTGCCGAAGAACGCCAGGGTCATGAAGCCGACCACCATCCACTCGGCGTCAACGTAGTTGCAGAACACCATGGTGGTGGACAGCAGCAGGCCGCAGACGATCGGCAGCTTGCGGGCGAAGGTCAGCGAATGGCCGCGACGCAGCAGGTAGTCGGAGATGATCCCGCCCAGCACGCCGCCGAGGAAGCCCATCAGCGCGGGCAGCGAGGCGATGAAGCCGGCCTTGAGGATCGACATGCCGCGCTCCTGCACCAGGTACACCGGGAACCAGGTGAGGAAGAAGTAGGTGATGGCGTTGATGCAGTACTGGCCCAGGTACACGCCCAGCAGCATGCGGCTGCGCAGCAGTTGGCTGACGTAGTGCCATTTCGGGCCGTCGCTGGCGCGCTTCTGGTCCATGTCGACCATGCCGCCGCCGGCTTCGATGGCGGCGATTTCAGCGGCGTTGGTACGCGGGTGTTCCTTGGGGTTGTAGATGGTCTTCATCCAGATACCGGCGAAGACCATGCCCAGCACGCCCATCACCACGAACACGTGCTCCCAGCCGAAGTGGAAGACGATCCAGCCCATGATCGGTGCGAACAGCGCGGTGGCGAAGTACTGCGCAGAGTTGAAGATGGCCGAGGCCGTGCCGCGCTCGGCGGTAGGGAACCAGGCGGCGACGATGCGCGCATTGCCCGGGAAGGACGGCGCCTCGGCGAAGCCCACCATGAAGCGCAGCAGGAACAGTGCGATCACCGCGCTGGCCACCGGCAGGTAGCCGACGAAGCCCTGCAGGAAGGTGAACAGCGACCAGATGAAGATGCCCGCGGCGTAGACCTTCTTCGAGCCGAAGCGGTCGAGCAGCCAGCCGCCGGGAATCTGCCCGGCCACGTAGGCCCAGCCGAAGGCGGAGAAGATGTAGCCCAGGGTGACCGCGTCGATGCCCAGGTCCTTCTGCAGGCTGGAGCCGGCGATGGAGATGGTGGCGCGGTCGGCGTAGTTGATGGTGGTTACCAGGAACAGCATCAGCAGGATCAGGTAACGCACATGCGTCGGTTTGGCGGTTGCTTGGCTCATCGATTGCGTCTCTTGTCTTGTTGTTATTGGAGCGACCGGCGCAGGCCGGCCAGATTATCAGCCGGCCCGTCGTGGCGAGCCGTTACCGCCTCCTTGCCGACGTACGGCGGGCGCGGCCGGTACGTCCGTTCCGACTCGCACGCAGGACACAGCGGCGAGCGACGCAGCAGATAGCGCGCCACGGCCGGCAGGCAGCCGGATGGCGTACAGCGAGAGAGCGTGGAGCGAAGAAAAGGGCCCCGCCGGACGCCTGGCGAGCAGGCGAGACGACACGGCGCGGCCAGGGAACTGGCGCGGGGAAAGCCGGCGCACGGTGGCGCGGCGATGTGAGATCGGACGGTTCTGCATGACGACCTACCTGCGAAGTTGAGCGGAGTGGGACAGCTCGGGGCGCGGTCAGCGCCTGGGTTCGCGGGTACGTGTCGACGGCGGGCAGTCGATGGTCATGGTATTTCCCCTGCTTTGTTCTTGTGTCGGGGTTCGGGTCATGTCTTGTGCAGCGGATGGCGCTGGCAGGCGCCACCCGCTGTTACTGCTATCGGTCAGGCACCGACGTAGGCGGTCTTCACCGTGGTGTAGAACTCCTGGGCGTAGCGGCCCTGCTCGCGCGGCCCGTAGGACGAGCCTTTGCGACCGCCGAACGGCACGTGGTAATCCACGCCGGCGGTGGGCAGGTTGACCATCACCATCCCGGCCTGGGCGTGCCGCTTGAAGTGCGCGGCATGCTTGAGCGAGGTAGTGGCGATGCCGGCGGACAGGCCGAACTCGGTGGCATTGGCCTGGGCCAGCGCTTCGTCGTAGTCCTTCACCTTGAGGATGCTGGCCACGGGGCCGAAGATTTCCTCGCGGTTGATGCGCATGTCGGGGGTGGTCTCGTCGAACAGCGCCGGGGCCATGTAGTAGCCCTCGGTGGCCAGCGACAGGCGCTCGCCGCCGAACAGCAGGCGTGCGCCTTCGTTGCGGCCGATCTCGACGTAGTCCAGGTCCTGGCGCAACTGCGCTTCGGAAACCACCGGGCCGATGTCGATGCCGTCCTGCAGCGCATTGCCTACCTTGATCCGGCGCATGCGCTCGACCATGGCTTCGACGAAGCGCGGGTAGATGCCTTCGGTGACGATCAGCCGGCTCGACGCGGTGCAGCGCTGGCCGGTGGAGTAGTAGGCGCTCTGCACCGACAGCTCCACGGCGCTGGCGAGGTCCGCATCATCGAGGACGATCTGCGGGTTCTTGCCGCCCATCTCCAGCTGCACCTTGGCGCCACGGGCCACGCACTGCGCGGCGATGCGCCGGCCGACGCCGACCGAGCCAGTGAAGCTCACGGCATCCACCTGCGGGTGGTTGACCAGGGCTTCGCCGATCACGCTGCCACGGCCCATCACCAGGTTGAACACGCCGTTGGGGAAACCGGCACGGGAGATGATTTCCGCCAGCGCCCAGGCACTGCCGGCACCAGGTCGGCAGGCTTGATCACCACGCAGTTGCCGTAGGCCAAGGCCGGGGCGATCTTCCACGCGGGGATGGCGATGGGGAAGTTCCACGGGGTGATCAGGCCGACCACGCCCACCGCTTCACGGGTCACCTCGACGCTGACGCCGGGGCGCACCGAGGGCAGCAGGTCGCCGGCCAGGCGCAGGCATTCACCGGCGAAGAACTTGAAGATGTTCCCCGCGCGGCCGACTTCGCCGATGGCTTCGGGAAGGGTCTTGCCCTCCTCCCGCGCCAGCAGCGCGCCCAGCTCGGCGCGGCGGGCGAGGATCTCGCTGCCGACCTTGTCCAGCGCGTCGGCGCGGGCCTGCACGTTGCTGTTGGACCAGGCCGGGAAAGCGGCGCGGGCCGCCTCCACTGCCTGGTTGACCAGCGCGGCGTCGCCCAGCGCGTAGTCGCCGACCACGTCGGACAGGTCAGACGGGTTGCGGTTCGGGGTTGCGTCGGTAACGGCCAGCCACTGGCCGTCGACGTAGTGCGAATACTGTTGTGCCACGGGAACCTCCGGCTTACTGCGGGCCGAGTTTCTTGATCAGCGCGTCGAGCATCTCGACTTCTTCGCCGGTGAGGTCGGTCAGCGGTGCGCGCACCGGGCCCGCGTCATGGCCGACCAGCTTGGCGCCAGCCTTGATGATGCTCACGCCGTAGCCTTCGCAGCGATTGCGGATGGCCAGGTAGGGCAGGAAGAAATCGTCGATCAGGCGGTTGACCGTGGCGTGGTCGTCGCTGGCGATGGCGTTGTAGAAATCGATGGCGGTCTTCGGGATGAAGTTGAAGACGGCGGAGGAGTACACCGGCACGCCCAGCGCCTTGTAGGCCGCTGCGTAGACCTCGGCGGTCGGCAGGCCGCCGAGGTAGGTCAGGCGCTCGCCCAGGCGGCGGCGGATGGCGACCATCGGCTCGATCTCGCCGATGCCGTCCTTGAAGCCGATCAGGTTCGGGCAGCGGTCGGCCAGCTTTTCCAGGCTGTCGGCGTTGAGGCGGCAGACGTTGCGGTTGTAGACCACCACGCCGAAGTCCACCGAGCGGCAGACCTGCTCGACGTGGGCCACCAGGCCTTCCTGGCTGGCTTCGGTCAGGTAGTGCGGCAGCAGCAGGATGCCGGCGGCGCCCTGCTTCTCGGCTTCCTGGGCGTAGGCGATGGCCTGACGGGTCGGGCCGCCGGCGCCGGCGAGGATCGGTACCTGGCCACGGCAGGTATCCACCGCGGTCTTGATGATCGAGGAGAACTCGTTGGGCTCCAGCGAGAAGAACTCGCCGGTGCCGCCGGCCGCGAAGAGTGCACTGGCTCCGTAAGGGGCCAGCCACTCCAGGCGACGGGCGTAGGTGTCCGCGCGGAAGTTGCCCTGGGTATCGAAGTCCGTCACGGGGAACGACAGCAGACCGGACGAAAGGGTGGACTTCAGTTCTTGTGGATTCATTGGCGATCACCCTGCAAAGCGAATTTTTATAGGAAGAGGTGCAACGACAATCGGCTTATGGCGTCATGTTGTCGGTCATCGTACAACTACAAACAAAAGCCGACAAGTCGTCAGACAACCTTTTCTTCCGTCCGCTCGTCAGCCGAGTTTTTCCTCGGCCGATTCGTGGGCACGGCGCAGGCGTTCGCGGGAGTTGGTGAGGTGCAGGCGCATGGCGGCGCGGGCGGCGTCGGTGTCGCCGCGGGCGATGGCGTCGAAGATATCTTCGTGCTCGCGGTTGACCCGCGCCAGGTAGTGGCTCTGGTCGTCATGGGCCAGGCGCGCCGAGTTGAGGCGGGTGCGCGGGATGATGCTCGCCCCCAGGTGGCTCATGATGTCGGTGAAGTAGCGGTTGCCCGTGGCTTCGGCGATGCGCAGGTGGAACTGGAAGTCCGAGGCCACCGCGTCGCGGCCGTTGGCCTGGCTCTCCTCCAGCGCATCCAGGGCGTCGCGCAGGCCCTGCAGCTGCTCGGGGCTGCGGCGCTGGGCGGCGAGCCCGGCGGACTCCACCTCCAGGCTGATGCGCAACTCCAGCACAGCCAACACGTCACGCAGGGTGACGATGGTCGCCGGGTCGATGCGGAACGGGCCGTCCTTGGGCGTGTCCAGCACGAAGGTGCCGATGCCGTGGCGGGTTTCCACCAGCCCCGCGGCCTGCAGCCGGGAGATCGCCTCGCGGACCACGGTACGGCTGACGCCCTGCTCGGTCATGATCGCCGACTCGGTGGGCAGCTTGTCGCCGGGCTTGATGCGACCATCGCGGATACGCGCGGAAAGCTCGGCGACCACGTCATGGGCGAGGCTGCGGGAACGTTTGCGGGGAAGCGGACTGGTCGGCATGGTGGTCGCTGGAATAGATGAAGTGGCGGTCATCGTACAACATCGGGACAGGGGCCGGCCATGGCTGGCCAGTTGTGTGATGACTCTGCCCTGCCCCCTTCCGCCGATGCCACATCGCGCGCAGGAGCGGACTCCGTCCGCGATGGCTTCGCCCAGCTCCTTGTTTGGCCGGAGCGGCACCGAACCGATCGCGGACGGAGTCCGCTCCTACGCTCATTGGTGTAACCGCAGCACCGCCTCCAGCTCTTCGCGCAGCCAGGGCTCATGGATTTCCGGCAGGCGCTGCGTGATCTGCCGGCAACCCAGCGCTGGCCACGGCCGATGAAGTCGAAACGCAGCTCCAGGTCGTCGATGGCCATGGCGCTGGCATGGAAGTCGCCCACGCCGGTATCCGGCGTGGCGCCCAGTCGCTCCAGGCAACGCCGCAGGCGCCGGCAGCTTTCCGCCTCGCCCTGGTGCAAACGTTCCAGGCGGTGGCGTGCCACGGCCTCGTCGGCCTGCCGCAGGCTGTCGAGCATCACCCGCGCACCAGCGCGCTCGGCGCGCATCAAGGTCTGCAACCAGTCAATCAGATCGTCGGACATGAAGCCCCCAGGTCATCGCGAAGGCCCATCCTAGACCGTCTCGCGAAACGGTTTTAAATGAATTGAATTGCACTGACGCTGCAATTTTCCGAATACATCCAGCCCGCGCCGTACCTCTTCATTTCCGCTGCGCCGCTCGTCGGCCTTGATCCCGGACAAGGCATTGCAGAGCGGCCGCGTGCCAGATCTTCGCTTTCAAATCAAAATAACTGCACTTATGCAGCATTATTATTCGTTTGTTGCATCCATCTGCGCTGTTCAGACTGATCGGGCTCCCTGCGGCGAATTGCCTCCTACCTTGCCTCTTCGCCGATTAAGCAACGCTTAGCACTCTCGGGTGCCGTGGGAGCCGTCAGTCAACCGGAGTACGACGGAATCAAGATGGACAGCGCGATACCCCTCTATCAGCACACCCCCCGCGACGCCGAATACAACTACGACATCGTTCGCCGCTTCACCCTCACCACCCTGGGCTGGGGCATCTTCGGGATGCTCATGGGCGTGTTCATCGCCGCCCAGCTGGTGTGGCCGCAGTTGAGCCTGGAGATGCCCTGGACCAGCTTCGGGCGCATCCGGCCGATCCACACCAACCTGGTGATCTTCGCCTTCGGCGGCAGCGCGCTGTTCGCCACCTCTTTCTACGTGGTGCAGCGCACCTGCCGTGTGCGGATCATCTCCGACAGCCTGGCCAACCTGCTGTTCTGGGGCTGGCAGGCGAGCCTGGTGGCCATGGTGATCAGCTACCCGCTGGGCATCACCACCTCCAAGGAATACGCCGAGATGGAGTGGCCCATTGCCGTCTGGGTGACCTTCCTCTGGCTGATCTATGCCTACCTGTTCTTCGGCACCATCGCCCGGCGCAAGGTGCGCCACATCTACGTCGGCAACTGGTTCTACGGTGCCTTCATCGTGGTCACCGGGATGGTCCACGTGGTCAATCACCTGGCGATCCCGGTGACACTGTTCAAGTCCTATCCGCTCTACTCGGGCGCCACCGACGCGATGATCCAGTGGTGGTACGGCCACAGCGTGGTGGGCTTCATCCTCTCGGTGGGCTTCCTCGGCATGATGTACTACTACGTGCCCAAGCAGGCCGAGCGGCCGATCTACTCCTATCGCCTGTCCATCGTGCACTTCTGGGCGATCATCACCCTGTACATCTGGGCCGGCCCGCACCACCTGCACTACACCGCCCTGCCCGATTGGGCGCAGTCCCTCGGCATGGTGATGTCGCTGATCCTCCTGGCGCCCAGCTGGGGCGGCATGATCAACGGCATGATGACCCTCTCCGGTGCCTGGCATAAGTTGCGCACCGACCCGATCCTGCGCTTCCTCGTGGTGTCCCTGGCGTTCTACGGCATGTCCACCTTCGAAGGCCCGATGATGGCGATCAAGACAGTGAACTCGTTGTCGCACTACACCGACTGGACCATCGGCCACGTGCATGCCGGCGCCCTGGGCTGGGTGGCGATGATCTCCATTGGCGCGCTCTACCACATGATCCCCAAGCTCTACGGTCGCGAGCAGATGCACAGCGTCGGGCTGATCAATGCGCACTTCTGGCTGGCAACCATCGGCACCGTGCTCTACATCGCCTCGATGTGGGTCAACGGCATCACCCAGGGCCTGATGTGGCGCGCGGTGAACGAGGACGGCACGCTGACCTACTCCTTCGTCGAGGCGCTGGCGGCCAGCCATCCGGGCTACATCGTGCGGCTGATCGGCGGGTCCACCTTCGCCAGCGGCATGCTGCTGATGGCCTGGAATACCTGGGCCACGGTGCGCGCCGGCAAGCCGGTGTCGAACCTCGAAGCGACCGCGGCCTGAGGACGCGACGATGCTACTGAGCCTTATCGGCCTGATCGCCTGTATCGCCGCCTGCTGGCAATCCTGCCGCCATGACGACGAACAGGCGGCGCTGCTGCCCTTCGCCGACGACCCGGAAGCCGCACGGCGCATGAGCGCGGCCACCGGCCGGCACTGCGAAAGGATCGTCCAGCCGCTGCCGGAGCCGCCACCGCCCTACCGACTGCGCGCCTGATCTCCGACGCCAGTGATTTCCTGCTCCACGGACGGAGCCTCCCCGAGTGCCGATGTTGGCACCTTGCAGGGCTCTTTCCCGCGAGAGCCCGTTTTTTTCAGACTTCGCTCCCCGGACCTTCCGATGCCCGCCCTCACCGGCTGGCGGCACCGCGCCGCCGCGTACCTGCCCGACATTCCCCATACCCGCCCGCGCGAATGGCTGCGCGCCTCGCTCGGCGCCAGCCTGGGCTTCCTGCTCAGCGCCGCCACCTGCGGCCTGCTGTTCGGCTCCTCGGTGGCGCTGCACTTCGCCGGCCCCTGGGCCGCTTCGGCCGTGCTGCTGTTCGCCGTCTCGTCCGGTGCCCTCGCCCAGCCCTGGTCGGTGATCGGCAGCTACCTGTGCGCCTCGCTGGTGGCGCTGCTGATCGGCCTGTTCCTGCCCGCCGGCATCGCCAGCGCGGCCCTCGCCCTCGGGCTGAGCCTGCTGCTGATGTACCCGCTGCGCTGCCTTCATCCGCCGGGCGGTGCGCTGGCCTTCTGCATGGTGTTCGCCTCGCCGCTGCCCGGCGAGCCGGCGTGGATGGCATCGCTGCCGGCAATCAGCGGCGGCCTCGGCCTGGTGCTGCTTGCGCTGCTGTTCAACAACCTGACACGCATGCCCTACCCGCGCCGCCGCAGCCTCGCGCCGGACAACCACCAGACCCAGGACCCGGCCCCCGGCGCGCGGGTCGGCATCCAGGCCGCCGACCTCGACCAGGCGCTGGACGAGCTTGAGGGCTTTGTCGACATCACCCGCGACGACCTCGAGCGCCTGGTGCGCAGCACCGAGCGCCACGCCCTGCGCCGCAGCATGGGCGAGACCCGCGCGCGGGAGATGATGTCCCGCGACTTGATCTGCGCCTCGCCGGAAACCCCGCTCAGCCACGCCCTGCGCCTGCTGGTGAAGCACCACCTGAAGGCCCTGCCGATCCTCGACGAGGAGCGCCGGCTGGTGGGCATCGTCAGCCTGATCGACCTGCTGGTGCCCAGGGGCGCCTGGTGGAAGCGCCTGCTCGGCGGCATCGGCCTGCGCCGCGACCGCCTGCTGGGCGAGGTGATGACCCGCCCGGTGCTGCATGTGGATGCCGACACCCATGCGGTGGAACTGATCCCGCTGCTCTCCGACCACGGCCTGCACTGCCTGCCCGTGCTGGAGCGCGGCGAACTGGTGGGCGTGATCACCCAGACCGACCTGATCGCCGCGCTGGAGCGCGACCTGCTCAGTCACCTGGGCTGACCGCGCTTTCAGTTCGCCTGGGCTGACAGCCCTTTCCGTTACACTGGCCGCCTGAATCGCGCAGAAGCCTTTGCATGGACATCGACCTCACCCGCACCTTCCTGGAAATCGTCCGCCACGGCAGCTTCGTGGCCGCCGCCGACCGCATGCACGTCACCCAGACCGCCGTCACCGCGCGGGTGCAGAAGCTGGAGGCACACCTCAACTGCACGCTGTTCGTGCGCAACCGCGCCGGCGCCCGCCTGACGCCGGACGGCGAGGCCTTCGTCACCTACGCCAACCAGATCCTGCAGACATGGGAAGCCGCCCAGCGCGACCTGCCACTGCCCGAAGGCATCCACAACGTGCTGCACATCGGCGGCGAGGTGAGCCTGTGCAACCCGCTGATGCTGCGTTGGGTCAGCCGTATCCGCCAGACCATCGGCGACCACGCAGTGCGCGCCGAGATCGGCGACGGCCAGAGCCTGCTGCGCCAGCTGGAGCTGGGCGTGCTCGATGCCGCCCTGGTCTACCAGCCGACCTACTGGCCGGGGATGCAGGTGGAGCAGTTGCTGGAGGAGAAGCTGATCCTGGTGCGCGCGCAGAACCCCGAACCCTACGTCTACATCGACTGGGGCGAAGGCTTCCGCCAGCAGCACGACAGCGCCCTGCCGGAACTGTCCAAGGCGCCGGTATCGTTCAACCTCGGCCCGCTGGCGCTGCAGTACATCCTGGAGAACGGCGGCTCGGGCTACTTCCGTACGCGGGTGGTGCAGAGCTACCTCGACCGCAAGGTGCTGCGCCGCGTGCCCAAGGCACCGGAGTTCAGCTACCCGACTTATCTCGTGTATTCGCGGGACCGCGACTCGCAGGCGCTGCAGCAGGCCTTCGCGGTGCTGCGCGAGGTGGTGGCGCAGGACCCGGACTGGTCGCAGCGCTGGGACCCGATGATCTGAGCCGCCAGAGCCGGGCAGGATCAGAATCCTATGAACCCTCCTCCAGAGTAATCTCATAGGGGCAAATCGGCCTCACTTCCACCATGGCGCCCTCTTTCTCCAGTGCGCCCACCATGAAACCGCTTTCTCTCATCCGCCACTCGCTGCTGCGCCCCTGGCTGATAATGCTGTCGTGCGTCGCCTCGCTGGCACAGGCGACCGACAGCAACACACCTCCCGAGCTACTCCGCCTGGCCACAGCCCAGTTCACCGTTGGCGCGCCGCTGTGGCGATCCCTGATAGTGGGCAACCTGGTTACCGAAGCGAAACTCGTCACGCTGGAGGGCGCCCGCAATAACCTGGGCTCCGGCGAGTGGCAACACGACATGGACGGCGAAGACAGCCGCGACTGGCTCTGCTATTGGCTCCCGCATGCAAGGCTGGGCCTATGGCTGGTTTCCGACGCCAGGAAGACCGATGGCAGCCATCGCATCACGCGCATCACCCTGCGCAACCAGCCCCAGCCACAAACCACCAGCGCGTGCGCGGCACTACGGTCTCCCCAGCTTTCGCTGTCGCTCGATGGCTATGACTGGATTGGTGCGTCGAGTGCGGAAGTGCAGGCGGTCATGGGAGTATCGACACCGCCGGCGGACGGCTGGTGGCGCTTCGAACATCACCGCCGGATCGAAGGCAAGTGCGATAGAACCCGATACCGCACCAACTGGCTCTGGCTGCACTTCGCCAAAGGCCGCGTGGATGAGATCGACGCGGGGCAGATCTCCAACTGCTGAGTGTGCCTGGGCACAGTCCACGGCCGCCGTAGGAGCGAGCCCGCCCGCAAGCCCCGCCCGGACAACCATGGCAGGCAGGCTCGCCCCTACAGGTACCACGCCCTTGTCCTCCCCAGGTTCCCGGCCCTTTCCTGTCAGGGGAAGGAGGCGTATGCCGGGTGTTCCTGTGTTCGCAAAACCTTCGCCGACAAGGTCCGCAGCCCTACGCAGGGCGCATAACCCGTTCCGGGTTATGCGCCCTGCGCGGCTGCCCTATTAGCCGCGGTTACATCAACCGCGCCTTGAGCAACGGCCGCAGCAGGTAGTTCAGCACGCTGCGCTTGCCGCTGAG
This region includes:
- a CDS encoding LysR family transcriptional regulator, whose amino-acid sequence is MDIDLTRTFLEIVRHGSFVAAADRMHVTQTAVTARVQKLEAHLNCTLFVRNRAGARLTPDGEAFVTYANQILQTWEAAQRDLPLPEGIHNVLHIGGEVSLCNPLMLRWVSRIRQTIGDHAVRAEIGDGQSLLRQLELGVLDAALVYQPTYWPGMQVEQLLEEKLILVRAQNPEPYVYIDWGEGFRQQHDSALPELSKAPVSFNLGPLALQYILENGGSGYFRTRVVQSYLDRKVLRRVPKAPEFSYPTYLVYSRDRDSQALQQAFAVLREVVAQDPDWSQRWDPMI
- the kdgD gene encoding 5-dehydro-4-deoxyglucarate dehydratase, translating into MNPQELKSTLSSGLLSFPVTDFDTQGNFRADTYARRLEWLAPYGASALFAAGGTGEFFSLEPNEFSSIIKTAVDTCRGQVPILAGAGGPTRQAIAYAQEAEKQGAAGILLLPHYLTEASQEGLVAHVEQVCRSVDFGVVVYNRNVCRLNADSLEKLADRCPNLIGFKDGIGEIEPMVAIRRRLGERLTYLGGLPTAEVYAAAYKALGVPVYSSAVFNFIPKTAIDFYNAIASDDHATVNRLIDDFFLPYLAIRNRCEGYGVSIIKAGAKLVGHDAGPVRAPLTDLTGEEVEMLDALIKKLGPQ
- a CDS encoding DUF6306 domain-containing protein; translation: MSDDLIDWLQTLMRAERAGARVMLDSLRQADEAVARHRLERLHQGEAESCRRLRRCLERLGATPDTGVGDFHASAMAIDDLELRFDFIGRGQRWVAGRSRSACRKSMSPGCAKSWRRCCGYTNERRSGLRPRSVRCRSGQTRSWAKPSRTESAPARDVASAEGGRAESSHNWPAMAGPCPDVVR
- a CDS encoding MFS transporter, translated to MSQATAKPTHVRYLILLMLFLVTTINYADRATISIAGSSLQKDLGIDAVTLGYIFSAFGWAYVAGQIPGGWLLDRFGSKKVYAAGIFIWSLFTFLQGFVGYLPVASAVIALFLLRFMVGFAEAPSFPGNARIVAAWFPTAERGTASAIFNSAQYFATALFAPIMGWIVFHFGWEHVFVVMGVLGMVFAGIWMKTIYNPKEHPRTNAAEIAAIEAGGGMVDMDQKRASDGPKWHYVSQLLRSRMLLGVYLGQYCINAITYFFLTWFPVYLVQERGMSILKAGFIASLPALMGFLGGVLGGIISDYLLRRGHSLTFARKLPIVCGLLLSTTMVFCNYVDAEWMVVGFMTLAFFGKGLGALGWAVVADTSPKQIAGLSGGLFNTFGNLASITTPIVIGYLISATGSFKWALVFVGANALVAVLSYLFIVGRIERVELREEDPKGRQVPEKRLAPANS
- a CDS encoding HPP family protein; amino-acid sequence: MPALTGWRHRAAAYLPDIPHTRPREWLRASLGASLGFLLSAATCGLLFGSSVALHFAGPWAASAVLLFAVSSGALAQPWSVIGSYLCASLVALLIGLFLPAGIASAALALGLSLLLMYPLRCLHPPGGALAFCMVFASPLPGEPAWMASLPAISGGLGLVLLALLFNNLTRMPYPRRRSLAPDNHQTQDPAPGARVGIQAADLDQALDELEGFVDITRDDLERLVRSTERHALRRSMGETRAREMMSRDLICASPETPLSHALRLLVKHHLKALPILDEERRLVGIVSLIDLLVPRGAWWKRLLGGIGLRRDRLLGEVMTRPVLHVDADTHAVELIPLLSDHGLHCLPVLERGELVGVITQTDLIAALERDLLSHLG
- a CDS encoding FadR/GntR family transcriptional regulator, with amino-acid sequence MPTSPLPRKRSRSLAHDVVAELSARIRDGRIKPGDKLPTESAIMTEQGVSRTVVREAISRLQAAGLVETRHGIGTFVLDTPKDGPFRIDPATIVTLRDVLAVLELRISLEVESAGLAAQRRSPEQLQGLRDALDALEESQANGRDAVASDFQFHLRIAEATGNRYFTDIMSHLGASIIPRTRLNSARLAHDDQSHYLARVNREHEDIFDAIARGDTDAARAAMRLHLTNSRERLRRAHESAEEKLG
- the ccoN gene encoding cytochrome-c oxidase, cbb3-type subunit I, giving the protein MDSAIPLYQHTPRDAEYNYDIVRRFTLTTLGWGIFGMLMGVFIAAQLVWPQLSLEMPWTSFGRIRPIHTNLVIFAFGGSALFATSFYVVQRTCRVRIISDSLANLLFWGWQASLVAMVISYPLGITTSKEYAEMEWPIAVWVTFLWLIYAYLFFGTIARRKVRHIYVGNWFYGAFIVVTGMVHVVNHLAIPVTLFKSYPLYSGATDAMIQWWYGHSVVGFILSVGFLGMMYYYVPKQAERPIYSYRLSIVHFWAIITLYIWAGPHHLHYTALPDWAQSLGMVMSLILLAPSWGGMINGMMTLSGAWHKLRTDPILRFLVVSLAFYGMSTFEGPMMAIKTVNSLSHYTDWTIGHVHAGALGWVAMISIGALYHMIPKLYGREQMHSVGLINAHFWLATIGTVLYIASMWVNGITQGLMWRAVNEDGTLTYSFVEALAASHPGYIVRLIGGSTFASGMLLMAWNTWATVRAGKPVSNLEATAA